Within Metabacillus sp. KUDC1714, the genomic segment TAGGAGAGGTTAAAATGAAAATTACAGGATATGAATTATTTCAAGTGCCACCTCGTTGGTTATTTTTAAAGATCGTAACAGATGAAGGAATTGTTGGGTGGGGAGAACCTGTTATCGAAGGAAGAGCGGAAACGGTGGGCACTGCTGTAAAAGAGCTTATGGAAAATTTAATAGGAAAAGATCCTCATAGAATCGAAGATCATTGGAGCATGATGTATCGATCAGGTTTCTATCGTGGCGGTCCAATTTTAATGAGTGCAATAGCTGGAATTGATCAAGCTCTATGGGATATAAAAGGGAAGTATTTTAATGCACCAATCTATGAATTATTAGGTGGTGCATGCAGAGATTCCATTCGTGTTTATTCATGGATTGGTGGCGATCGTCCAATTGATGTAGGCTTGGCTGCACAATCGGCAGTTGAAGCAGGATTTACTGCTGTTAAAATGAATGGAACAGAAGAACTGCAAATAATCGATTCTTACGAGAAAATTGATCAGGCTGTTGAACGGATTGCCGCTGTTCGAGAAGCGGTCGGTCCATATATTGGAATTGGAATTGATTTTCATGGCCGTGTACATAAACCAATGGCGAAAGTATTAGCAAAAGAGTTAGAAGCATTTCGACCGATGTTTATAGAAGAACCGGTACTTTCTGACAATAATGAAGCACTAAGAGAAATAGCTAAAGCCACAAGTATCCCAATTGCAACAGGTGAAAGAATGTTTTCTAGATGGGAATATAAGAATCTATTAAAAGATGGCTATGTTGATATTATTCAACCAGATCTATCCCACGCAGGTGGAATTACTGAATGCAAAAAAATCATCTCAATGGCAGAGGCATTTGATGTTGCAGCAGCTCCCCATTGTCCTTTAGGACCAATCGCATTAGCTGCATGCTTACAAGTTGATGCAACCTGTCATAATGCATTTATACAGGAACAAAGTCTGGGTATTCATTACAATCAGGGAAATGATCTATTAGACTATATTGTTGAGAAAAAAGTGTTTGAATACAAAGATGGCTATGTCAAGATTCCTACAGGACCTGGATTAGGCATTGAAATTGATGAGGATCATGTAAGGAAGCTTGCAAACGTGGGACATAATTGGAGAAATCCAATTTGGAGACATAAAGATGGAAGTATTGCCGAGTGGTGAGTGGTAATTAGAAGACTTGATCTGTCTAACTGTACTTTAACGAATAAATAGTTATTAAGTTTTCAAATGGTTTGAGGAGTGGCATAGTTTGCTCGAAACCTAATTTGTTTCATAACAAAGGATGAGTATATTAAAGCTCATCCTTTGTTATATAAACAGTTTAAACGTTTAGGAATTTGACACAAACAGGATCAGGAACCGAAACATCAGATTGTATCAATGTAAGTTTCCCTGTTTCACTATCTCTAGAGAACAACACAAGATTGCTGCTTTCCTGATTTGAAGCAACAATGAAGTTTTCCGATGGATCTAATACAAAGTCACGAGGCCAGTTGCCTTCAGTAGAGGTATATTCAACAAATGCGAGCTCGCCATTATCTTGATTAACACTGAATACAGCAATGCTGTTATGTCCGCGATTTCCTGCATAGACGAAACGACCATCTGAGGAAATATGAATGGCACTTCCTTGACTATTTTCAGTGAAGTCTGCAGGAATTGTAGGTATGTATTGTAATTCCGTGAATATGCCAGTTTCAGCATTATAACTTAGAGTGATAACTTCATTACTAAGCTCTGTCATAACATATGCAAACTTTCCATTGGGATGGAAGGTAATATGTCTTGGACCACTACCAGCCTTTACCAATAAACTGTGAGCTTCTTCTAGTTTTCCACTTTCATTTTTATATGTAATGACTTTATCAATCCCTAAATCAACAGCAATTACATATTTCTCGTCTGGTGTAAATCCTGAGAAATGAGTATGTGGTTTTTCTTGTCTTTCATGTGGACCTTTTCCGGTGAGTTCCATATTTGAAACAGCAGGATTTACTGTGCCATCTTCATCTACTAAGTAAGACTCGATCGTTCCTTTGTGATAGTTTGCAGTTACAACTTGGCGGTTTTCACTGTCAACACTCACATGGCATGGTGATGCACCATCGATGACTTGACTATTTACCTTGGAAAGCTCACCAGTTTGGGTATTAATTGTGTAAGAAGCGACACCACCCTCATTATCTTCTTTTAAAACTGCATAGAGAGTTTTGTTGTCGTTGCTTACCGTTACGTATGTAGGGTTGTCCAATTCAGCAACTGCTTTTACATCACCTAGCTTAGAAGCTTCTGTGTCTAATGTAAAACTGTAAACCCCTTTACTCTCACCTTTTGTGTACGTACCGATATATCCAATTAATTTTGTCAAAATATTTTTACTCCTTTCCAGATTTGATACCATACATTATATCGTTTGTTTGCTGGAATCTACAACATTTTGATATATCTATTTCTAATTAATGCTAATATAATATGTTTATATGATGTGAAAAAAAGGAGAAGAAGTAGATGCTAAGGCGTTTTTATTCGTATTACATACCTCATAAAAAGCTTTTTATTATTGATTTTAGTAGTGCTATTATAGTAGCCCTTTTAGAATTAGCATTTCCACTTGCTGTACAATGGTTTATTGATTCCTTGCTACCAAGTGAAGACTGGGGAGCAATTGTGTCAGTAAGTATTGGGTTATTACTACTGTATATTATTAGTACTTTTTTACAATTCATCGTGAATTATTGGGGACATAAGCTTGGCATTAACATTGAAACCGATATGAGAAGACAGTTGTTTCAGCATGTGCAAAAGCAATCATTTAAGTTTTTTGATAATACAAAAACCGGTAATATCATGAGCCGTGTTACAAATGACCTTATGGATATAGGTGAGCTTGCACATCACGGACCTGAGGATTTATTTATTTCAATTATGACATTCTTAGGTGCATTTTGGATCATGTTCGCCATTAATGCAAAGCTTGCATTAGTGGCGTTAGTAATATTACCATTCCTTGGCTGGCTTATCGTTGTAAGTAATATGAAAATGAACCGTGCATGGAAGAATATGTATACTGAAATAGCAGATGTGAACTCTCGGGTAGAGGATAGTGTGTCAGGGGTTCGTGTAGTGCAATCATTTACAAACGAACATTTTGAAAATAACCGTTTTCAGGCAAATAACCAAAAGTTTCGTAAAGCAAAGCTTGCTGGATATAAGGTTATGTCCTTTAGCCTGTCTGGTATATATATGATGACGCGATTTGTCACTTTGGCTGTACTGGTAGTTGGGGCGTGGTTAAGCTATACGGGTCAGCTTTCATATGGAGAACTAGTTGGATTTGTTTTATATATAAACGTATTATTTAAACCGATTGATAAAATTAGTGCATTAATGGAGCTTTACCCGAAAGGAATGGCTGGATTCAAACGTTTTACTGAGTTGATGGATATGGATCCAGATGTTGTAGATGTTAAGGATGCTGTAGAAGTTTCCTCACTACGGGGTGACATTAAGTTTGAGGGCGTGTCATTTGGTTATGATGAGCATAAACGAGTGTTAGAAGGGATCGATTTAACGATTTCTTCAGGAGAAACGATTGCTTTTGTTGGACCATCAGGTGCCGGAAAAACAACAATTTGTTCACTTATTCCACGCTTTTACGATGTAGAGGGTGGTTCTATCAAAATTGACGGGATCGATATTCGTAACATGACGAAGCATTCCCTACGCTCACAAATTGGGATTGTTCAACAAGATGTTTTTCTATTTACAGGAACTCTTAGAGAAAATATTGCCTATGGAAAATTACATGCAACACAAGAAGAAATAGAAGCAGCCGCGAAACGAGCTCATTTAGAGAGCTTTATTGAATCACTTCCATTTGGCTATGACACACAAATTGGTGAAAGAGGACTAAAACTTTCAGGAGGTCAAAAGCAACGAATTGCTATTGCGAGAATGTTTTTGAAAAATCCACCAATTTTAATATTAGATGAGGCAACCTCAGCCCTTGATACAGAGACTGAATTAATTATTCAAAAAGCATTAACTGAGCTTTCAAAAAATCGTACAACGCTCGTCATTGCGCATCGATTAGCAACGATTCGCAACGCTGATCGCATTGTTGTCGTTACAGAGAACGGGATTGCTG encodes:
- the dgoD gene encoding galactonate dehydratase — encoded protein: MKITGYELFQVPPRWLFLKIVTDEGIVGWGEPVIEGRAETVGTAVKELMENLIGKDPHRIEDHWSMMYRSGFYRGGPILMSAIAGIDQALWDIKGKYFNAPIYELLGGACRDSIRVYSWIGGDRPIDVGLAAQSAVEAGFTAVKMNGTEELQIIDSYEKIDQAVERIAAVREAVGPYIGIGIDFHGRVHKPMAKVLAKELEAFRPMFIEEPVLSDNNEALREIAKATSIPIATGERMFSRWEYKNLLKDGYVDIIQPDLSHAGGITECKKIISMAEAFDVAAAPHCPLGPIALAACLQVDATCHNAFIQEQSLGIHYNQGNDLLDYIVEKKVFEYKDGYVKIPTGPGLGIEIDEDHVRKLANVGHNWRNPIWRHKDGSIAEW
- a CDS encoding lactonase family protein, giving the protein MTKLIGYIGTYTKGESKGVYSFTLDTEASKLGDVKAVAELDNPTYVTVSNDNKTLYAVLKEDNEGGVASYTINTQTGELSKVNSQVIDGASPCHVSVDSENRQVVTANYHKGTIESYLVDEDGTVNPAVSNMELTGKGPHERQEKPHTHFSGFTPDEKYVIAVDLGIDKVITYKNESGKLEEAHSLLVKAGSGPRHITFHPNGKFAYVMTELSNEVITLSYNAETGIFTELQYIPTIPADFTENSQGSAIHISSDGRFVYAGNRGHNSIAVFSVNQDNGELAFVEYTSTEGNWPRDFVLDPSENFIVASNQESSNLVLFSRDSETGKLTLIQSDVSVPDPVCVKFLNV
- a CDS encoding ABC transporter ATP-binding protein, with translation MLRRFYSYYIPHKKLFIIDFSSAIIVALLELAFPLAVQWFIDSLLPSEDWGAIVSVSIGLLLLYIISTFLQFIVNYWGHKLGINIETDMRRQLFQHVQKQSFKFFDNTKTGNIMSRVTNDLMDIGELAHHGPEDLFISIMTFLGAFWIMFAINAKLALVALVILPFLGWLIVVSNMKMNRAWKNMYTEIADVNSRVEDSVSGVRVVQSFTNEHFENNRFQANNQKFRKAKLAGYKVMSFSLSGIYMMTRFVTLAVLVVGAWLSYTGQLSYGELVGFVLYINVLFKPIDKISALMELYPKGMAGFKRFTELMDMDPDVVDVKDAVEVSSLRGDIKFEGVSFGYDEHKRVLEGIDLTISSGETIAFVGPSGAGKTTICSLIPRFYDVEGGSIKIDGIDIRNMTKHSLRSQIGIVQQDVFLFTGTLRENIAYGKLHATQEEIEAAAKRAHLESFIESLPFGYDTQIGERGLKLSGGQKQRIAIARMFLKNPPILILDEATSALDTETELIIQKALTELSKNRTTLVIAHRLATIRNADRIVVVTENGIAEEGNHDELIEQDGIFANLHRVQYQR